A stretch of Brassica napus cultivar Da-Ae chromosome C6, Da-Ae, whole genome shotgun sequence DNA encodes these proteins:
- the LOC125588350 gene encoding uncharacterized protein LOC125588350, giving the protein MGDDDNYQGRDKGLEMKKDIRCPMLSSTNYTVWSMRMKVMVRLYDVWDTIDPGSYDAKKNNMAIAIIFQSVPEALILQIGEHDTSKKIWEAIKSRNLGADRVRKARLQTLMAEFDKLKMIDTDTVDDYAGKLSGLASRAAALGEIMEASKLVKKFLKGLPRTKFIHIVASLEQVLDLNSTGFEDIVGRLKDFEERIKEETQDEGQSNLMFGKNDMQGSGSHNNSRGRGRGKREFFSNLDESIKGKFKFGDGSNVKIVGKGSITLIGKTGER; this is encoded by the exons ATGGGAGATGATGACAATTATCAAGGACGTGATAAAggtcttgagatgaagaaggacatacgATGTCCGATGCTATCATCGACCAACTACACCGTATGGTCAATGCGAATGAAAGTGATGGTTCGTTTATACGATGTTTGGGATACGATTGATCCAGGGAGctatgatgcaaagaagaacaatatggcgATTGCTATAATCTTTCAATCAGTCCCGGAAGCGCTAATACTTCAGATAGGAGAACATGATACATCGAAGAAGATTTGGGAAGCTATCAAATCCCGTAACCTAGGTGCTGATCGCGTGAGAAAAGCGAGGTTACAGACTTTGATGGCTGAGTTCGACAAACTGAAGATGATAGACACAGACACGGTGGATGACTACGCAGGAAAACTTTCAGGCTTAGCATCGAGAGCAGCCGCGTTAGGAGAGATAATGGAAGCATCGAAGTTGGTAAAGAAGTTTTTGAAGGGGCTTCCAAGAACGAAGTTTATTCACATCGTAGCTTCATTAGAACAAGTGTTAGATCTGAATTCAACGGGGTTCGAAGATATTGTTGGGAGATTGAAGGATTTCGAAGAACGCATAAAAGAAGAAACCCAAGATGAAGGTCAATCGAATCTCATGTTTGGAAAGAATGATATGCAAGGTAGTGGAAGCCATAACAACTCgcgaggaagaggcagag GCAAgagagagttcttctcaaacctagATGAGAGCATCAAAGGCAAATTCAAATTCGGTGATGGATCAAACGTCAAGATTGTTGGGAAAGGTTCGATCACGTTAATCGGAAAAACAGGGGAGAGATGA